CATCATCATCCACGAAGGCTACGAGGTGGTAGCCATTATGGTAAGTTAAGGCTTGGGCGAGTTGAGAACCGGCTTCACCGGCACCGTAAATCACTACCCGTTCTGGCGGGTTGCTGTAATTGGGCTGGTAGGTTAGATGGTAAACAATCCAGCGCATAGACACCCGTACCCCAACAACCAAAAGCAAAGTCAGCAAAGCATCGTTGAGCAGAACCGAACGCGGCAGTTGTAAAAATTCTAGTAAATAGGCAAGAACAACAAATGCACCAGAGCTGAACAAAACTGCTCTAGCAGCGCTAAATAAAAATTCTAAGCCGGTGTAGCGCAGAACTGGGCGGTAAATGCCCAGTGCTAAAAACACGAAAAGTTTAATGAAAATCAGTAAGAAGATTAACCAAGTGTAGGGCAGAATTTCTGCAACGGGATCTAGAGTGTTGAAGCGCAAGCCAAACGCGCCGTAAATGGCTGCCAAAAATAGTACGATATCAATGGCGATGAGCAGCCCGTGCTTTTGTGGCCTAGAGAGTGAGGCGGCAGCCTTCTGAATTGCATCTGCTAGGTGTTTGAGCAGTAATTGCTGGAGCATGAGAACACTATAAACTCTACGAGGCAGGAAATGCTTGAACTGTGGTTCCCCGGATTTTGCGGAAACACGTTACAACCATCAAGAGTCTCATAAAAGGGTTAGAGTTCCCCAATTCTCCCGGAAACAAGCGACAGGACTAAGAATGCAGGTAGTTTTGACATAAAAGTTCACAAGCCCTGCTGTCCGATCTTTCTACTGTCCTAGGGCCGGCTTTGAGAAAGTCGAGATGTCTGGACACTAAAGTTTTAACCGGATAGCGTCATCTCACTGAGCAAGCACTGCGGCAAAGTCTAGTAACTTTAGATAGCGTACTCATCTTTTCTGTATAAATTTTCCCACAACTCAAAAGTGTTGCGATAACGGCAAGAGGTGGCGCAAAGCAGTTGTTTTTGCTTTAGCGTCACCTCTTTTACTGCAAATCCCGCACAATTTCTGCTAAATCTTGCCCTAAATCGGAAAGATTTGCTGAGTGATTGGATGCCGGCGGGACGGAGGCTGCCTCACTATCGCGCCCATCCTTAATTCCACAGCACTCCTGTTGTAGAAGCGGTGGACAAGGACTTTTGTTGAATTAACGCCTGAAATCGTCCATCTTCCCGAATTTCGTCAAAATCCGAGTCAGTTTTTGCCATTTCCACGTATTCGTCGGGATTGAGATTAATCGCTTGCTGTAAGTGTTCAATTGCTAAATCAATATGACCAGAACCGGCATAACAGCAGGCTTTGTTGTACCAGGCTTTGTGTTTATCGGGTTGCAACTCTATCGCTTTATCGTAGCTGGCGATTGCCCCATAATGGCACTCTAGGTTATCCAACGCCTGACCCCGAAAGTACCAAGTATCGGCGTTATCAGGTTGAAGCACTAAGGCACGATCTAAGCTGACAACCGCTTTTGCATAGTAACCCAAATTCAGCAGCGCCATCCCACGGTTATACCAAGCCCAGTGATAGTCAGGTTTTTCCTCTAAAGCTTTGTCATAGTTAATAATTGCCGCTTCGTAGCGTTGTAAGTCATATAGGGCATTTCCCCGATTGTGCCAAGCTTCGTGGAAGTCCGGTTTGATCTCAATGGCTTTGTCGTAGGAAGCAATCACTTTTTCTAACCGGCCTAAGTGTCTGAGGGCAATTCCCCGGTGATACCAAGCCCAGTAGTAATTCGGTTGAAATTCAATGGCTTTATCATAGCTCGTGAGTGCTTCTTCGTAGCGGCCCAGATTTTTGAGGGCAATCCCGCGATTGTTCCAAGCCCAGTAATAGTCAGTTTTAAATTTAATCGCTTTATCATAGCTGGCAATTGCTTCTTCATACTGGCCCATGTCATCTAGGGCATTGCCGCGATTGTTCCACGCTTCATGAAAGGCCGGTTTAAACTCAATCGCTTTATCATAGCTGGCAATTGCTTCTTCAAACTGGCGCAGGTGATACAGCGCATTGCCCCGGCTGTACCAGACATCGTGGTAGTCCGGTTGCAGTTCTAAGGCTTTATCGTAGCTGGCAATTGCGTGGGCATATTGCTCAGATCGGTTGAGGTGTAAACCCTTCTGGAAAAAAAACTCGACTTCCAGTTCTACCGTGACTGCATTACTCATAAGGTTTGACATCTAACTTTAGGATGATTTTATCTAAAATACCCAAAATCAGCCATGAACTCAACAACTTGACTGCCATTAGCACCAATAATCTGGCATCTTACTTTAGGATGATTTTATTTAAAGTACCCAGACCGACACCATGAATCTACAATCAGGCGCAAATTACCGGACAGAGCGAGATTCTATGGGGGAACGGCAAATCCCTGCCGGTGCCTACTACGGCATCCAAACCCTACGGGCCATTGAAAATTTCCCGATTAGTGGGATAAAACCGTTGCCCACGTATATCGATGCCTGTGTGCTGATTAAAAAAGCTACGGCGCTGGTTAATGGCGAACTTGGATGCATACCAAAAGAGATTAGTCAAGTGCTTGTAGAGGTAACTGACGAAGTTCTCGCCGGCCAGTTCCGCGATCAGTTTGTGGTGGATATCTATCAAGCCGGTGCCGGCACCTCCCACCACATGAATATTAATGAAGTGCTGGCAAATCGGGCGCTAGAAATTTTGGGTGATGAAAAAGGCAATTACAAGCGCGTTAGCCCCAATGATCACGTTAATTACGGTCAGTCTACAAACGACGTAATCCCCACAGCCATTCGGATCGGGGGGCTGTTGGCGTTGGAGAGAACCTTTTACCCCGCGCTGTCAGGGGCGATCGCCGCTTTAGATAACAAAGCTGAAGAATTCAAAGATATTGTTAAATCTGGCAGAACTCACTTGCAGGATGCGGTGCCGGTGCGCTTAGGGGAAAGCTTTCGTGCTTGGGCGCAAATTCTCACCGAACACCTGATTCGAGTTGAGAAAGCATCAGAGGATTTGATGACACTGGGGTTGGGCGGGAGTGCTGCCGGCACCGGCTTGAATACGCACCCGCAATATCGCCATCGTGTTGCCCAAATTTTATCAGAACTGATCGATCAGCCATTGCGACCGGCCCCTCACTTGATGGCAGCAATGCAGAGTATGGCACCGTTTGTCAGCGTGTCCGGTGCATTACGGAACCTTGCCCAGGATTGCGTTAAAATTTCCCATGACTTGCGGCTGATGGATTCTGGGCCAAAAACAGGTTTCAAAGAAATTCAATTGCCGCCGGTGCAGCCTGGATCGTCAATTATGCCCGGAAAATATAACCCCGTCATGGCAGAAATGACCTCAATGGTTTGCTTTCAAGTCATGGGTTATGACAGTGCCATCGCCCTCGCCGCCCAAGCCGGCCAACTAGAATTAAACGTGATGATGCCGCTGATTGCCTATAACCTGATTCACAGTATTGAAATTTTGGGCAACACTTTGGCAGCATTGACTAACCAATGCTTAGAAAACATTAGCGCCAACCGTGATCGCTGCCTCGCTTATGCTGAAGGAAGCTTAGCCCTCGTTACCGCCCTTAACCCTCACATCGGCTATCTCAACGCCGCTGCCGTTGCCAAAGAATCCCTAGAAACCGGCAAATCTCTGCGGCAGATCGTTTTGGAACGGGGGCTAATGAGTGCTGAAGAACTGGCAAACGTTATAGACTTGGAAACAATGAGCGCACTGCCACGTGAAGAGGGCTAGGGGCTAGGGGCTTGTAGGGGCGTACCGGCGTGTGCGCCCGCAAAAGTGTGTGCGCCCTCCTAATTTCAAAGGCCGAATTTTAAATCAGGAGATGATTGTCAATGCCAAGTCAAGATAGCACAACCCAAGTGACCTTTCATTACGTGCACGGTCAGAGCGAATCATTTAGTATCACGAAAACGCCCCAAGAATTTTATCAGCAATTGCAAATCGCATCCGAGCAAAATTGGATAACGTTGCATCTGTCTGATCAAAGCGTTGTTATCAGACTTGATAAGGTGGCAAAAGTGGAAGTGAAACCTCCCTTCCCTGAGATGGCAGGAGATGGCATTTTCCCAGATGCTAAGCGGGTAACTGCTCTGGCTCGTGGTGCGGCCCGGTAACAATTTTAAAAGGTTCTTTGTCTTTGTCATTTGTTGGAGTGCCGGCGGCAAATGACAAAGCACAATTTAAACCAAAAACTGATTTATTTTAACAAAAATCATCCATTAATGGCAAAACTTAGATATTTTTGTTATTTTCAAATAAAATTTACTAAAACCATCCGCACAGTTAGGGATAGTTCCAAATAAGATCAGCTAAATTAGGATAAAAATCACCATCATGTCTACCGTTAGTTTAATTCGCGCCGGCTCCTATGAGCGCCAAATTTTGCGGGAATCTTTGGAAACGTTGCTAGAACCTTTGGGAGGAATGGCGGCGATTGTTAAACCCGGAGATCGGGTACTGCTCAAACCCAATTTGCTCACCGGATCACGTCCCACTAAAGAATGCGTAACGCGCCCAGAAATCGTTTATTGCGTCGCCAAAATGGTGCGGGAAGTTGGGGGTAAACCGTTTATGGGAGATGGCCCCGCATTTGGCAGCGCAAGAGGTGTGGCTGTGGCAAATGGATATCAGCCGATTCTAGAAGAATTAAATTTGCCGGTTGTGGAATTTCATGGCAAACGCTATGAAACCGTGAGCAAAGAATTTAACCATTTGCTGCTGAGTAAAGAAACAATGGAAGCGGATGTGGTGATTAATTTACCAAAGGTAAAATCCCACGTTCAGCTAACCATGACGATGGGCGTTAAAAACTTATTTGGCTGTGTGCCGGGAAAAATGAAAGCCTGGTGGCACATGGAAGCCGGCAAAGATGCGAGCCGGT
This DNA window, taken from Microcoleus sp. FACHB-68, encodes the following:
- a CDS encoding aspartate ammonia-lyase — translated: MNLQSGANYRTERDSMGERQIPAGAYYGIQTLRAIENFPISGIKPLPTYIDACVLIKKATALVNGELGCIPKEISQVLVEVTDEVLAGQFRDQFVVDIYQAGAGTSHHMNINEVLANRALEILGDEKGNYKRVSPNDHVNYGQSTNDVIPTAIRIGGLLALERTFYPALSGAIAALDNKAEEFKDIVKSGRTHLQDAVPVRLGESFRAWAQILTEHLIRVEKASEDLMTLGLGGSAAGTGLNTHPQYRHRVAQILSELIDQPLRPAPHLMAAMQSMAPFVSVSGALRNLAQDCVKISHDLRLMDSGPKTGFKEIQLPPVQPGSSIMPGKYNPVMAEMTSMVCFQVMGYDSAIALAAQAGQLELNVMMPLIAYNLIHSIEILGNTLAALTNQCLENISANRDRCLAYAEGSLALVTALNPHIGYLNAAAVAKESLETGKSLRQIVLERGLMSAEELANVIDLETMSALPREEG
- a CDS encoding DUF362 domain-containing protein, which gives rise to MSTVSLIRAGSYERQILRESLETLLEPLGGMAAIVKPGDRVLLKPNLLTGSRPTKECVTRPEIVYCVAKMVREVGGKPFMGDGPAFGSARGVAVANGYQPILEELNLPVVEFHGKRYETVSKEFNHLLLSKETMEADVVINLPKVKSHVQLTMTMGVKNLFGCVPGKMKAWWHMEAGKDASRFGQMLVETARAVNPNLTILDGIIGHEGNGPSGGEPRNLGILGASQDVFALDRALLEILDVEPSIVPTVAASMRLGLCPELADIHFPLQQPADLQISDWKLPASLVPIDFGMPRVIKSTFRHLYIRFIKEPMKAYAGR
- a CDS encoding tetratricopeptide repeat protein — encoded protein: MSNAVTVELEVEFFFQKGLHLNRSEQYAHAIASYDKALELQPDYHDVWYSRGNALYHLRQFEEAIASYDKAIEFKPAFHEAWNNRGNALDDMGQYEEAIASYDKAIKFKTDYYWAWNNRGIALKNLGRYEEALTSYDKAIEFQPNYYWAWYHRGIALRHLGRLEKVIASYDKAIEIKPDFHEAWHNRGNALYDLQRYEAAIINYDKALEEKPDYHWAWYNRGMALLNLGYYAKAVVSLDRALVLQPDNADTWYFRGQALDNLECHYGAIASYDKAIELQPDKHKAWYNKACCYAGSGHIDLAIEHLQQAINLNPDEYVEMAKTDSDFDEIREDGRFQALIQQKSLSTASTTGVLWN